In Candidatus Desulfatibia profunda, the DNA window CCAGAATCGCAATGGTCTTTGTCTTTTCGAGTATCTCTTTGACTTCAAGGTCTGCGGTAATAATTCTTCCGGTTTTCATAAGATGATTCCTCATAGGTTCTTGCGGTTTTGAACCGTTAATGATAGTAACCAATCCAAATTGAGTAAAAACGTAATTAGGTGTTGTCGGTTATTCGTTATTTGTTATTGGTTTCAGGTGAAAGTAAACAAAATTATATCTTACCATGAGTAAAAATAAAACACTCTTTTTGATAGACGGTAGCGCCTATATTTATCGAGCGTATCATGCCATCCGGGGTCTCACCAATTCCAAGGGTTTTCCGACAAATGCCGTTTTCGGATTTACCCGCATGCTTTTAAAGCTTATTGAAGATCGAGCTCCAGAATATGTGGTCATGTTTTTTGACGCCAAGGGCCCTACTTTCCGGCATGAGATCTATAAAGATTACAAGGCGAACCGTCCTCCGATGCCGGAAGATTTGTCGGTACAGATTGCGCACATCAAGGACGTGACCGCGGGGTTCAACATTCCGGTGATTGAAATGCCGGGTTTTGAGGCGGATGATCTTATCGGCACGCTTGGGCGTATGGCTGAAAAGGCCGGATTTTCGGTGGTTATGGTTACCGGGGACAAGGATTTTGTGCAGCTTGTGACGGATAGAGCGGTTGTCTGGGATCCCATGAAGGATAAAACCATAGATCTTCAGGCCGTCAGAAAGACCTATGGTGTTGAACCGAATCAGATGATCGATGTCATGGGGCTATCCGGGGATTCAACCGATAACATCCCCGGCGTCCCCGGCATCGGGCCGAAAACAGCCCTTGAATTAATCAAAAAATTCGGAAGTATGCAGCATTTGTATGCGCAGGTTGATACGATCGCCAAGAAAAAACAGCATGAAAACCTTGTCCGCCACAAAGAACAGGCTTACTTGAGTAGAGAACTGGTCAAAATAAACACCGGCGTACTGCTAGCGTTTAATGCTGAAGATTTTAAATCTAGGGCTCCAGACCATGCGCGACTTGCCGAGATTTTTAAAACATTGGAATTCAGGCAACTGCAGCAGGCCTTGCCGGCGCAAACGGATCTTTCCCAGAAGAAATATCAGGCGGTGTTGGACATTAATATGCTGTCCGACCTGGCCGCTCGTTGTGAATCTGCCAAGCTGCTGGCCATCGATACCGAGACGACCTCAAAAGATCCCATGCAGGCAGCCCTTGTGGGACTGTCGTTTTCAGTTCAGCCTGATGAGGCCTTTTACATCCCCCTGGCGCACAAATATCCTCAAGTCCCCCGGCAGCTTGAGATGCCGGATGTTTTAAATCGACTCAAAGCCGTGCTGGAAAATCCGGATATCAAAAAAATCGGCCAGAATATCAAATACGATTGGATCGTGCTTAAGCGTTATGGCATAAACCTCGCCGGGGTGGCCTTTGACACCATGCTGGCATCCTATCTGATCAATCCCTCAAAACGCGCTCACAACCTGGATCAGATCGCTCTCGATTTTCTTGATTACAAAACCATGACTTACGAGGATGTGACCGGTAAGGGCAAAAAGGCCATCAACTTTGCCCAGGTGCCTCTGGAAAAAGCCGTTCCCTATGCCTGCGAGGATGCTGACATCACCTTAAAAGCGTACAGGGTTCTACAACCCATACTGGAAGAATTGGGACTTACGGAACTTTTCGACAAAGTAGAATTGCCCCTTGTGCCTGTTTTAATGCAAATGGAAATGTCGGGAATATGTGTTGACAGGGAAAGGCTCCGGCTGCTTTCAAAATCGTTTGAGCATCAGCTTGAAACGCTTGAAGACAGAATATATTCAATGGCAGGCCAGGAATTCAACATCAAGTCATCCCAGCAGCTTGGACAAATTTTTTTTGAAAAACTCAAACTGCCGGTTCAGAAAAAAACCAGGAAAAAAACCGGTTATTCCACGGATGTGGAAGTCTTGACAGCCCTTGCAGACCATCATGAACTGCCTGCCTTGATTTTAAGACATCGAACCCTGGCCAAACTCAAATCTACGTATACGGACGCTTTGCTGGGTTTGATTCATCCGGAAACCGGACGCATCCATACATCGTTCAATCAAACGGTTGCGGCTACGGGGCGTCTAAGCAGTTCTGATCCGAATCTTCAGAATATTCCGATCCGTACCGAAGAGGGTCTGGAAATACGCAGGGCGTTTATTCCAAAAGAAGGCTGGGTCCTAATTTCCGCCGATTATTCCCAGATAGAACTTCGCATCCTGGCCCATTACGCCGAAGATGAGATTTTGATAGAGGCCTTCAAGAATGATGAAGACATTCATACCCGGACGGCCACCGAAGTCTTCCAGGTGTTTCCGTCTTTTATTACATCCGAACTGAGAAGGCAGGCCAAGGTGATCAACTTTGGCATTGTTTACGGCATGAGCCCCTACGGCCTTTCCAAAGAGCTCAAGATCAGTCAGAAAATGGCAAAGACCTATATAAATAACTATTTTGCAAGATACAAAGGTGTTAAACGGTTTATGGAACGAACCGTCAAAGATGCCAGAAAGACAAAAAAAACAAGTACACTGTTAGGCCGTATCCGGCTTTTGCCGGATATCAGCAGTTCCAATAAAGCCGTACGCGAATTTGCCGAGCGCACGGCGATCAACACGCCGATTCAAGGAACGGCCGCAGACCTCATAAAGCTTGCCATGATTCAAGTCGATTTTCGGTTTAAAGAAAAGGGTCTTAGGTCTGTAATGCTGCTTTCAGTGCATGATGAAATTGTTTTTGAAGTTCCGCCGGATGAGGTTGAAACTGTAAAAAAGCTCGTAAAAGAAACCATGGAAGGGATCTGGGACCTCAACGTGCCGCTTAAGGTAAATGTGAAGAGCGGGGAAAATTGGAGTGAGTTGCTTTAGTCCGCGTTACGGTTTTGTATCGTTATCCGCTTCGGGCGCTTCTTGGGGATCTTGCAACGTTTCTTTGACAGCGTTGTAGACATTTTTAAATGTATCCTGGAAGCTGGCCGGAGAAACTCTGCCGGCTTCGATAAACTTGACAACGATTTCCTTGGTCGTTTTTAAAATCTGTTCATCCATAGATGCCATTTGCTCCACCTGTTAATGAATTATTTTTACAATGATTTTGATTTGTTATCAGAACAAAATTCAATTGTCAAGGATCTCTTCAGGCACTTTTTGATGAAATGTTTAGGTTCAACCGTCCATTTGACAGAAAACGTTTAATTGTCTATTAAGTGATTAAAAAACACAACTGCCGTTAAGACCCCAAGGTACGAAGAAAAAATCGAAAATAAACTTTTTGTGCTTTTGTGGCAGATATTTTTTGGTTCTGGCTTGTCCAGGATAGGACTAATGGAGCAAAACATGGCGCCGTCGTTTGAAAAAAAAGTTCATTATCGTATAGAAAGTCCGGACATCGTTAAAACCGATGTGCTGGATCCGCTGGAATACCAATACCGCTTACAAAGAGATATTGATGTTGTGATCAAACAGCCTGAATATACATCGGTATGCCCCATGACCGGCCTGCCCGATACCGGCTGTATCACCATAAGATACACACCGGACAAGAAGATTATTGAATTAAAATCCTTGAAATTTTATCTCTTACAGTACAGAAACGTGGGGATTTTCTATGAACACGCGGTCAATCGAATTTTAGACGATCTGGTTGCAGTACTCGATCCGAAGTTTATGGAAGTAACCGGAGATTTTACGGCAAGAGGTGCCATTACCACTAAAGTTACAGCGGTGTACGAGAGGAAAAAATGATATTTCAAATACTATTGGCTTTTATCGAGAGAATTCGACCGGCTGTTTTGGTTTTATTTTTATCGGTTTTCATCCCGCTGCTTGGCGGATGCTCATCGTTTTCCACCATCAAGAAGGCAACAACGGGGATGATCCATAATATGTCCGCCCCGGATAGCCATTTGAAAAAAAAGGTCGGCATTGCGTTGTTTGAAAACAAAACGACGGTCACTGACCAGAAATTCAATGATGTTTTTGCAGATTATCTTTTAGGAGCTATCACCAAAGAGTGCTCCGACATCCTGTTGGTTAAGCCGGGTGACGCCGAATATCCCGATTATCTGGCAGAGCTGCCCAAACAGGCAGCCGGCCGAATCGACAGCTTTGAGCTGGCACAAAGGGGAAGACAACTCGGCTTGAATGCAATTGTAACCGGAGCGTTGATTGATATCAGCGAAAATCGGGAAAAAAAGGGTATACTTTGGTTTAAGCGTACCCATGAATATGTGCGGGTTAAGGTGGCGGTTGCAGTTTACGAAACCGAAACCGGTGCAAAGATTCTGGATGAAAGTTTCAATCATAAAATCGACGTCGGGGAATCGGATTTCGATCCGGAATTTGATTCACCAGGACCCAGAAAACAGATAGATAAAAAGACGTTAACCAACGCCTATGAAAAAATTGCATCCGACATGGGAGAGGCGGTCTGCAATGCGGTGGCCGATCAGCCCTGGAGGGGATTCCTCGTGTCGATCAATGCCAATAAGATCCTTATATCTTCCGGCAACAGGGTCGGACTGAAGCAGGGAGATATGCTTGATGTCTTTGATACAAGCAATGTTTTTCAGAATGCGCTGGGCCAGCGCTTTTTTATCCCCGGTCTAAAAACAGACGAGGTGAAAATAACAGCTGTTTTTGCGGACACGGCTGAAGCTGAAATTGTTTCCGGTGAAGGTGATAAGATAAAACCGGGCGACTCGCTGAGATTTAAAGAATAAAAAAAATTAAATTTTTACCCTGTAAACCGTTATGGGTTCGTTGAGCCCTTTGATGGTGACCGGCGGCAGGGCTTCCACATCGATCTTGCCGGCAAGTTTCCGAAAGGTTGTATTGCAGATCAGAATTTCACCTGCTTTTGCCATGTCTTGCAAGCGGGCGGCAATATTTACAGGCATGCCGATCGAGGTGTACTGTTTGATTCTCAAAGAACCTAAAATGCCGGAAAACACACTCCCGGTAGATATTCCAATTCCGATTTTCAGACTTAATCCGTTTTGATCGCCTAGTTTCCGGTCGATTTCCTTTGCTTTTTGTTGCATTGCCACGGCTGCTTGTACCGCCCGGATGGTATCGTCTTCGTGTTCGACAGGTGCTCCAAAGACGACCATAATACCGTCACCGATATGTTTGTCAACGGTGCCGTTGTATGCATAGGCGATTTCGCCCATGGGCGTAAAGTAGTCGTTGTTCAAGAAAGCGGCCAGCGCTTTTGCCGGAACTTTGCGGGACATGCGCGTGAAACCGCGAATATCGGAAAAAAGGATCGACACCTCGTGAAATGAGGGGTGCAGGGCAATCGGTGATTTTTCGATCTTTTTGTAGACCTGTTCAGAAACAAACTGCTTCAGGCGCCTGCGCACGGAAATTTTGTGGATCTTGGCCCGAAGTTCCAGATTGTCGAATGGCTTTGTCAGGAAGCCGTCGATGCCGTCGTTTGTGGCCTGGATGGCAGCTTCCATCGTGGCATATCCGGTCAGGATGATTCTCGTAATCTCGGGATTGATCGAGCCGATGATGGCAAGCGTCTCTAATCCGTTTAATCCCGGCATTTTGTAATCGGAAATTACTGTTGCAACTATCTCTTTGTTATTCTTGATAAAGTTGATTCCAGCCTCCCCGTTTGCGGCCGTATGCGTTTGATAGGGTTCGCGTTTTAGCGCCCGAGCAACGGAACGCCGGACACCTTCTTCATCATCTATCAAAAGGAGTGTATGCATGGTGTTGTATCCTCATTAAAACGTATAGTATCATGTCCAATGGTTTTAAACTGGTTGCAAACAAATTTCATGCCAACGCCAGCCGAATTTCACACAGATTTAAGGGGAAAAGACCGTTTACCTGCAAAACCTTAGCCTGAGAAGGTTTGGCGTTGAAATGACGGCATCATTTTTTTTAATTTGATGTTTTCCAGCCCATAAACAGAACAATGATGTGGGCGCGTTATGCACAGAAAACTGTTCATCTGCGCACATTTTTGTGTGCACCTTTAAAAAAGATGTTCGGGATTGCTTTTCTTTTGTTAAACCTCACTAGTCCCTAATCACAATCCTTGAACATCTGAACCTGTGAACGGTAACAGTATTTTTTAGCAGTAATTGGCGATGCACAATCCAAGCTTGTTTTTTGGAATCTTTTGTCATATCTGATGATAGGAGAACGTAGGCACATTTGCCTCGAAAGCCGATGGCTTGACCGGCCTGCTTGCTCCCCGCCGCGAAGCACTGACGCACGTCAGAACCCCCGCCCTTCAGGGCCGGGGAGCTTCACTGTTTGAAGCATGCAGTGATCATATGAGGAGCTTTTATAATGATGTTGAGTTAATGATTTTTGCATGATATCCTATAGTTATCAGAAGCTTGGTCAGAAGCGGCCGTTGCCTGTTATTTTATCGGCTTCAAGGGAGTATTTGGCGTATAAAGGGGACAGCTATGAAGAAAGAGGGCATTAAACTTTACGACCTCATCAATCTTGCCAATCCGCAACATGTCTTCAATGAACTGAAATACATTGTTTCGCTAGTGGTCAATGATTTTGACTATTCATTGCTTGAGCAGATTTATGCCGATATAGAAATGCTGTTCAGGGGAGATTTTCCAGGCTATCGGGCCAGCAATACAAAATATCACGACCTGGAACACACCAGTTCGGTGGCGTTGACCGTTGCCCGTTTGATTCACGGCGGCTTTGTCGAGGGCCATTTGTTTCCTGCAAAAAATATTTTGCTGGGATTGATCGGAGCCCTTTTTCATGACATCGGTTTTATCCAGAGCGATTCCGATGTAAACGGCTCCGGGGCCAAATATACCGTTGGCCACGAGCAGCGAAGTATAGACTTTATAAAGAGCTACCTTTCCCGAAAAGCTTTTTCGGCCGAAGACATCCAAGATTGCACCCACATTATCATGTGCACGGTTTTGGATCTTGCGATTAAAGAAATTTCTTTTCGTTCCAATGATATAAAAGTACTTGGCCAAATCGTAGGGTCGGCCGACCTTTTGGCGCAGATGGCCGACAGAGAGTATTTGGAAAAACTGTTTATGCTCTTTAAGGAATTTGAGGAGGCCGGCCTGCCGGGATACGGATCCGAACTGGAACTGCTCAAAAAAACCGAAGATTTTTATAAATACGTGGCATTGCAACGCTTAAGCGAGGATTTCGCAGGTGTATCCGCATTTATACGGTTGCACTTCAAAGACCGTTGGGATCTTGATCGGGACTTATATCAGGAAGCGATTGTCGCCAATATTGAGTATTTGAAAACTGTCGTTGAGAAATGCGATGATTTGTATTCGTGTTACCTGCAACATCTTCGACGGGGAGGACTTACAGAAAAACTCCGCAAAAAAAATTGACAGGCTTCAACTTATAAAATCGCGCAGCGATTTTATAAAGGATGGCGTTATGGATACTGTAAAACATATCGGGTTAAAAAAGAACATCTGGAAAGATGAAAGGGGTTGGGGCATCAGTCCTTTGGAAGCGCTGGGGATTAAAGCAGGATTGCCGGGCAATCTGCATATAGTTTCACTTAAACCCGGAACTGTAAGGGGTGATCATTATCATGCAACGGCCACGGAATGGATGCTTGTTTTTGGAGGAAAAGCCAAAATCGTCTGGAAGGTTAAAAAAGCAAGTTCGGTCCATCAAATTTTTGTAGACGATTCAGAACCGGCCCTGTTTGAAATTCCACCTGATATTGAACATGCCGTAATAAACGATTCCACAAGCGACATTTACTTGGCCGTTTTTTATGATTCTCATCAACCCGATACGGTTCGTTGTCCCTCTCTATTCAATTTGCACAATGAAAAAACCTGATGCAATACTTAGCCCGCAGGGTGAATATTTTTAAGAAATAATAATAAACCTTCCGGTACAAGGTGTAACCTTGCCGTTTTGGCAAAATTATCGATAATCAACGGTTTTTTATTAAAAATAGCGGTTTCTCAAAATTTTTCATGAGGTGTTCGGGTCAGGTTGCTTCTTTTTCCTAAATGCTTCCCGCATGGAAGCCATATCTTCTTTGAAAACGATATCCGTCCACTTTTTCTTTCTGGAATTAAACACATCTTTGCTGTAGCCCGTCAATGCCTGGACGTTGTCACCGAAGAATTCAACCGAACCGTCTTTATATCCTTATTCTGCGATTCATAACAAATAAGGAGCAATCCTTTGAATTTTATTGACATTAAAAGGCGAGTACTGTACTTTTTTTTGCCTAAATAGCGTAATCCAATTTTTAAAAGGAAAGGGGCAGCCAGTGGAAATCGTTGTATTATTGAAACAGGTTCCGGCCACTGAAGCGTTGATTGCTATTGCCGCTGACGGGGTTTCGATTAAGACCGATGACGTCAAGTGGGTTATCAATCCTTATGACGAATTTGCCGTGGAAGAGGCTTTGCGAATAAGGGAAGCCCATGGTGGATCGGTTTATATCGTTTCGGTGGGACCGGAAAAAACCGTGGAAGCGATCCGAACCGCTCTGGCCATGGGGGCCGACAAGGGAATCCTGATAAACGATCCGGCTACGAGAAGCCTCGATGGTCTGGGCATCGCCCGGGTTCTGGCGGCAGCGCTGAAGCAAATGCCTTTTGACGTGATTATCGCCGGCCAGCGGGCTGTTGACGACGACAATTTCATGGTAGGACCGGCTGTGGCCGAATACTTAAATATTCCGCATGTTT includes these proteins:
- the polA gene encoding DNA polymerase I, coding for MSKNKTLFLIDGSAYIYRAYHAIRGLTNSKGFPTNAVFGFTRMLLKLIEDRAPEYVVMFFDAKGPTFRHEIYKDYKANRPPMPEDLSVQIAHIKDVTAGFNIPVIEMPGFEADDLIGTLGRMAEKAGFSVVMVTGDKDFVQLVTDRAVVWDPMKDKTIDLQAVRKTYGVEPNQMIDVMGLSGDSTDNIPGVPGIGPKTALELIKKFGSMQHLYAQVDTIAKKKQHENLVRHKEQAYLSRELVKINTGVLLAFNAEDFKSRAPDHARLAEIFKTLEFRQLQQALPAQTDLSQKKYQAVLDINMLSDLAARCESAKLLAIDTETTSKDPMQAALVGLSFSVQPDEAFYIPLAHKYPQVPRQLEMPDVLNRLKAVLENPDIKKIGQNIKYDWIVLKRYGINLAGVAFDTMLASYLINPSKRAHNLDQIALDFLDYKTMTYEDVTGKGKKAINFAQVPLEKAVPYACEDADITLKAYRVLQPILEELGLTELFDKVELPLVPVLMQMEMSGICVDRERLRLLSKSFEHQLETLEDRIYSMAGQEFNIKSSQQLGQIFFEKLKLPVQKKTRKKTGYSTDVEVLTALADHHELPALILRHRTLAKLKSTYTDALLGLIHPETGRIHTSFNQTVAATGRLSSSDPNLQNIPIRTEEGLEIRRAFIPKEGWVLISADYSQIELRILAHYAEDEILIEAFKNDEDIHTRTATEVFQVFPSFITSELRRQAKVINFGIVYGMSPYGLSKELKISQKMAKTYINNYFARYKGVKRFMERTVKDARKTKKTSTLLGRIRLLPDISSSNKAVREFAERTAINTPIQGTAADLIKLAMIQVDFRFKEKGLRSVMLLSVHDEIVFEVPPDEVETVKKLVKETMEGIWDLNVPLKVNVKSGENWSELL
- the queF gene encoding NADPH-dependent 7-cyano-7-deazaguanine reductase QueF, whose translation is MAPSFEKKVHYRIESPDIVKTDVLDPLEYQYRLQRDIDVVIKQPEYTSVCPMTGLPDTGCITIRYTPDKKIIELKSLKFYLLQYRNVGIFYEHAVNRILDDLVAVLDPKFMEVTGDFTARGAITTKVTAVYERKK
- a CDS encoding response regulator; translation: MHTLLLIDDEEGVRRSVARALKREPYQTHTAANGEAGINFIKNNKEIVATVISDYKMPGLNGLETLAIIGSINPEITRIILTGYATMEAAIQATNDGIDGFLTKPFDNLELRAKIHKISVRRRLKQFVSEQVYKKIEKSPIALHPSFHEVSILFSDIRGFTRMSRKVPAKALAAFLNNDYFTPMGEIAYAYNGTVDKHIGDGIMVVFGAPVEHEDDTIRAVQAAVAMQQKAKEIDRKLGDQNGLSLKIGIGISTGSVFSGILGSLRIKQYTSIGMPVNIAARLQDMAKAGEILICNTTFRKLAGKIDVEALPPVTIKGLNEPITVYRVKI
- a CDS encoding electron transfer flavoprotein subunit beta/FixA family protein, with amino-acid sequence MEIVVLLKQVPATEALIAIAADGVSIKTDDVKWVINPYDEFAVEEALRIREAHGGSVYIVSVGPEKTVEAIRTALAMGADKGILINDPATRSLDGLGIARVLAAALKQMPFDVIIAGQRAVDDDNFMVGPAVAEYLNIPHVSMVVKQEISGSRIRCCRTIEGGTVTLETPLPILLTTQRGLNEPRYASLPGIMKAKKKPIDVKTLADIGIDGVQIGSPLTKITAMRPPPDRKGGIMIQGDAAEAKAAELVRVLHEEAKVI